The following coding sequences are from one Venturia canescens isolate UGA chromosome 5, ASM1945775v1, whole genome shotgun sequence window:
- the pbl gene encoding protein ECT2 isoform X1, with protein sequence MEEQSVHSSISDINSEETVKTEPARIPRKKRICLVGPTCDDAALGAAAQQFSVPVLKSNCGSEYIEDTTYCTYFILNQFEGPEYDALHKSAHRILGPTALLQLAEKKESLPSISRPLYTQAMLGTVVVFTGFRKKDELTKLINMIHSMGGSIRKEMGVKVTHLIANCCGGEKYKYAVTFRVPIMSMNWVTALWDRKYDTKSFGNNEELVANFKLKPFVGAKVCFFGFPEDEKKHMCEVLQQQGGEPTEIDDPNCTHVVTDMGNRRCRIADTQTNKFSYFKRTSGESRLATFNFLRKEPFSFTFYNPYTNTIPRSLNTWDSLSGLSNTMIRRKRGERSISMYEMPSWSGGCIMNKDNSRGNLMANNLSEDSAIMIDWNSSGGGTLPENLETMSGNSTRNESEMDSGIDSSMSTAMSCEMFNSSEKILARSGTIARKQNNSEFIQDEESREMEMDIDAFVPQATSADAYKTSETIALSNNWGNEFSTILPHWQPLKCSSAPAELGSKCFKFQSDTHNRSVISSSSHKKIIIPRRYVRWRKSKSCFAIPKITTPDHSKFVKTHSHPNLEKKHDSFVSDQFINDSPPLCRKSNYSSSTLKLATNLLAKMSEINFPHTFKQSMQVSPARKGLEKIPPRQKYTPLPSPLPARAKIPRIANRDVSKISSNSSLVEGSFEDFSQSCVKLRTLNRGENVRPKRFEDKPRLAVVDESNVNALPDLASVRAHIVKAEWFWTSVQNEGAADEKEYLFEDYLESVLSPTASARRDSQQAATPTTASTRRKRKRLAETLSSLVQNGADSPAVHKRRSSISDAGHLSVSGSFLDCTTSPDKLLDDIPEVEAVTTETSRKNLSPRHQVFLELVQTESNYVGILSTIMTLFKSPLEDLIETSGELLNTTEVKKIFGDFPPIYEVHKKMLEELRYSAAHWAEDVSIGNIFLKYAPDLVKAYPPYVNFFENIKEMLDQCDQNKPRFHAFLKICQTKPECGRQSLKELLIKPVQRLPSISLLLNDILKHTNKNNPDHSALELSISSIKEVMTYINEDKRKTEGQVVIFDIFNEIDNCPPYLVSSHRSFIGKCDVMELSESLSGRGDHLVLFLFNDTLEICKKRSKAFNSLKSPNTANGLHSAKLSQGKPYKHIAMLSLSTIKKVVDIRETDECQKVFALMVRSNQEFKEKLFSFTITDEEVNKTNYLRTLCRQMANTVCKTDADTFLISLDSHQLEIDTSDVALGTLSKAFKSLFHNFYLEYMDPYVFLLNSMCETTLHVPLPFASRTRMKVGRAFSFNKTPSKLKRAMSTMMSPFGSTNSLTPASQQLAQMRLASCNNINELGNGGSGSPSRDEVLVAPMSVQPTRKAKCSSLSMAPLRRNCSEEVVQDKGKL encoded by the exons CAGCCAGGATACCTCGGAAAAAACGGATATGCTTGGTCGGTCCAACCTGTGATGATGCAGCCCTCGGTGCCGCTGCTCAACAGTTCAGCGTTCCCGTTCTCAAGTCCAATTGCGGCTCCGAATACATCGAGGACACCACGTACTGCACATATTTTATACTTAATCAGTTCGAGGGACCGGAGTACGATGCGCTTCACAAAAGTGCCCACAG AATATTGGGACCAACGGCGTTGCTGCAGTTGGCGGAGAAAAAAGAGTCCTTGCCGAGTATTTCACGTCCGCTGTACACTCAAGCCATGCTCGGAACAGTGGTCGTGTTTACCGGCTTTAGGAAAAAGGATGAATTG ACGAAACTCATCAATATGATCCACAGTATGGGCGGTAGCATTAGGAAGGAAATGGGCGTGAAAGTTACACATCTAATTGCGAATTGTTGCGGCGGGGAAAAGTACAAGTACGCCGTCACATTTCGGGTTCCTATTATGTCCATGAATTGGGTCACTGCCTTGTGGGACAGAAAATACGACACAAAGAGTTTTGGGAACAATGAGGAACTG GTCGCAAATTTTAAGCTCAAGCCTTTCGTCGGTGCCAAAGTCTGCTTCTTCGGTTTTCCTGAGGATGAGAAGAAACACATGTGCGAAGTTTTGCAGCAACAGGGCGGTGAACCTACTGAAATTGACGACCCGAATTGCACGCACGTG GTTACGGATATGGGAAATCGACGATGCAGGATTGCCGACACgcaaacaaacaaattttcatatttcaagcGCACATCGGGCGAATCAAGACTGGCtacttttaattttcttcgtaAGGAGCCATTTTCCTTTACTTTTTACAATCCATACACAAACACAATACCACGTTCGTTAAACACGTGGGATTCTTTGAGTGGCTTGAGCAATACAATGATTCGTCGAAAACGTGGTGAGAGATCGATCTCCATGTATGAAATGCCGTCTTGGTCGGGTGGTTGCATCATGAACAAGGATAATTCAAGAGGGAATTTGATGGCAAATAATTTGAGCGAGGATTCAGCAATAATGATAGATTGGAATAGTTCCGGAGGTGGAACATTGCcggaaaatttggaaactatGTCGGGAAATTCGACGAGAAACGAGAGCGAAATGGATTCAGGAATTGACAGTTCCATGTCGACGGCTATGTCTTGCGAGATGTTCAACAGCAGCGAAAAAATTTTAGCACGATCGGGAACGATTGCAAGAAAGCAAAACAACAGTGAATTCATTCAGGACGAGGAGAGTCGAGAAATGGAAATGGACATTGACGCATTTGTGCCGCAAGCGACGAGCGCTGATGCGTATAAAACTTCGGAAACAATCGCACTGTCCAATAATTGGGGAAACGAGTTTAGCACCATTTTACCACATTGGCAGCCTCTCAAATGTTCCAGTGCTCCGGCAGAACTGGGATCAAaatgtttcaaatttcaatctGACACTCACAATCGCAGCGTGATCTCGTCGTCATCTcataagaaaataataataccgCGTCGTTACGTACGCTGGAGGAAGTCGAAATCATGCTTCGCCATCCCTAAAATCACAACACCTGATCACTCCAAATTTGTAAAAACTCATTCCCATccaaatttggagaaaaaacatGATTCCTTCGTCTCCGATCAATTCATCAATGACTCGCCTCCCTTGTGCCGAAAAAGTAATTATTCTTCGAGCACACTCAAACTCGCAACCAACTTGTTGGCTAAAATGAGCGAAATCAATTTCCCACATACTTTCAAACAGAGCATGCAAGTCAGTCCCGCTCGTAAGGGCCTCGAGAAAATACCACCGAGGCAAAAATACACACCGTTGCCCAGTCCCTTACCTGCTCGTGCAAAAATCCCTCGAATAGCAAATCGCGATGTTTCAAAAATTAGCTCAAATAGCAGTCTCGTCGAGGGAAGTTTCGAGGATTTTTCTCAGTCCTGCGTCAAGCTGAGAACTCTCAACAGAGGCGAAAATGTGAGACCGAAGCGGTTCGAGGACAAACCTCGTCTTGCG GTAGTAGACGAGTCCAACGTAAATGCGTTACCTGACTTGGCCTCGGTTCGGGCCCACATTGTCAAAGCCGAATGGTTCTGGACCTCTGTACAAAATGAAGGGGCAGCGGATGAGAAGGAATATCTTTTCGAAGAT TATCTCGAATCCGTTTTATCGCCGACTGCATCAGCCAGAAGAGATAGTCAACAGGCAGCTACGCCAACCACAGCCTCGACGAGAAGAAAACGGAAGCGGCTCGCCGAAACATTATCTAGTCTCGTGCAGAACGGTGCTGATTCGCCGGCCGTGCACAAGAGACGGTCGAGCATCAGCGACGCCGGTCACCTCAGCGTCAGCGGTAGTTTTTTGGATTGTACAACCAGTCCGGACAAATTATTAGACG ATATTCCAGAGGTTGAAGCCGTAACGACAGAAacatcgagaaaaaatttatcaccACGACATCAAGTATTCCTCGAATTGGTCCAAACTGAGTCGAATTACGTTGGTATACTCAGTACAATAATGACG CTGTTCAAATCACCATTGGAGGATCTCATAGAGACGAGTGGCGAGTTACTGAACACTactgaagtgaaaaaaatttttggggaTTTTCCCCCGATATACGAagttcacaaaaaaatgttggaagaaTTGCGCTACAGCGCGGCACACTGGGCCGAGGATGTTAGCAtaggaaatatatttctcaaATATGCGCCGGATCTTGTCAAAGCGTATCCACCATAcgttaattttttcgaaaatataaaagaaatgttGGATCAGTGCGATCAGAATAAGCCGAGGTTTCACGCTTTTCTCAAAATCTGCCAAACCAAACCCGAGTGCGGCAGACAAAGTCTGAAAGAGTTACTGATCAAACCGGTGCAAAGGCTACCCAGTATTAGTTTATTATTAAATG ATATTCTTAAGCATACAAATAAGAATAATCCAGACCATAGCGCCTTGGAACTGTCGATCAGCAGTATTAAGGAAGTTATGACATACATAAACGAggataaaagaaaaacggaGGGTCAAGTTGTGATATTCGACATATTTAACGAGATTGACAACTGTCCGCCTTACTTAGTATCGTCGCATCGTTCTTTCATCGGCAAATGCGATGTTATGGAACTTAGCGAGAGTTTGAGCGGCCGAGGCGATCATCTCGTTTTGTTCTTATTTAACGACACCCTCGAAATATGCAAAAAACGATCGAAAGCTTTTAACTCGTTAAAAAGTCCTAACACAGCGAATGGTCTTCATTCGGCGAAACTCAGTCAAGGCAAACCTTACAAACATATCGCGATGCTTTCCCTGAGTACGATTAAAAAAGTCGTCGACATTCGAGAAACTGACG AATGTCAAAAAGTATTTGCCCTGATGGTTCGAAGTAATCaggaattcaaagaaaaactcTTCTCATTCACTATCACTGACGAGGAAGTGAACAAGACGAATTATTTACGGACACTGTGCAGACAAATGGCCAATACCGTTTGTAAAACTGACGCA GACACATTTTTAATAAGTCTTGATTCACATCAACTTGAGATTGATACGAGTGACGTAGCGTTAGGTACATTGAGTAAAGCATTTAA GAGcctatttcataatttttaccTGGAGTATATGGACCCGTATGTGTTCCTACTCAATAGCATGTGTGAAACCACGTTACATGTCCCACTACC ATTTGCATCACGAACGAGAATGAAAGTCGGACGTGCGTTCAGTTTCAACAAAACGCCGAGTAAATTGAAGAGAGCAATGTCGACGATGATGTCACCGTTCGGCTCGACCAACAGTCTAACGCCAGCGAGTCAACAGTTAGCCCAGATGCGATTGGCCAGTTGCAACAATATTAAC GAGCTGGGCAACGGTGGTTCAGGCTCGCCGTCACGTGACGAGGTTCTAGTAGCTCCGATGTCGGTCCAACCGACGAGGAAGGCAAAGTGCAGTTCCCTCAGTATGGCTCCGCTGCGAAG AAACTGTTCGGAGGAAGTGGTTCAGGACAAGGGGAAGCTCTGA
- the pbl gene encoding protein ECT2 isoform X5, producing MEEQSVHSSISDINSEETVKTEPARIPRKKRICLVGPTCDDAALGAAAQQFSVPVLKSNCGSEYIEDTTYCTYFILNQFEGPEYDALHKSAHRILGPTALLQLAEKKESLPSISRPLYTQAMLGTVVVFTGFRKKDELTKLINMIHSMGGSIRKEMGVKVTHLIANCCGGEKYKYAVTFRVPIMSMNWVTALWDRKYDTKSFGNNEELVANFKLKPFVGAKVCFFGFPEDEKKHMCEVLQQQGGEPTEIDDPNCTHVVTDMGNRRCRIADTQTNKFSYFKRTSGESRLATFNFLRKEPFSFTFYNPYTNTIPRSLNTWDSLSGLSNTMIRRKRGERSISMYEMPSWSGGCIMNKDNSRGNLMANNLSEDSAIMIDWNSSGGGTLPENLETMSGNSTRNESEMDSGIDSSMSTAMSCEMFNSSEKILARSGTIARKQNNSEFIQDEESREMEMDIDAFVPQATSADAYKTSETIALSNNWGNEFSTILPHWQPLKCSSAPAELGSKCFKFQSDTHNRSVISSSSHKKIIIPRRYVRWRKSKSCFAIPKITTPDHSKFVKTHSHPNLEKKHDSFVSDQFINDSPPLCRKSNYSSSTLKLATNLLAKMSEINFPHTFKQSMQVSPARKGLEKIPPRQKYTPLPSPLPARAKIPRIANRDVSKISSNSSLVEGSFEDFSQSCVKLRTLNRGENVRPKRFEDKPRLAVVDESNVNALPDLASVRAHIVKAEWFWTSVQNEGAADEKEYLFEDYLESVLSPTASARRDSQQAATPTTASTRRKRKRLAETLSSLVQNGADSPAVHKRRSSISDAGHLSVSGSFLDCTTSPDKLLDDIPEVEAVTTETSRKNLSPRHQVFLELVQTESNYVGILSTIMTLFKSPLEDLIETSGELLNTTEVKKIFGDFPPIYEVHKKMLEELRYSAAHWAEDVSIGNIFLKYAPDLVKAYPPYVNFFENIKEMLDQCDQNKPRFHAFLKICQTKPECGRQSLKELLIKPVQRLPSISLLLNDILKHTNKNNPDHSALELSISSIKEVMTYINEDKRKTEGQVVIFDIFNEIDNCPPYLVSSHRSFIGKCDVMELSESLSGRGDHLVLFLFNDTLEICKKRSKAFNSLKSPNTANGLHSAKLSQGKPYKHIAMLSLSTIKKVVDIRETDECQKVFALMVRSNQEFKEKLFSFTITDEEVNKTNYLRTLCRQMANTVCKTDADTFLISLDSHQLEIDTSDVALGTLSKAFKFASRTRMKVGRAFSFNKTPSKLKRAMSTMMSPFGSTNSLTPASQQLAQMRLASCNNINELGNGGSGSPSRDEVLVAPMSVQPTRKAKCSSLSMAPLRRNCSEEVVQDKGKL from the exons CAGCCAGGATACCTCGGAAAAAACGGATATGCTTGGTCGGTCCAACCTGTGATGATGCAGCCCTCGGTGCCGCTGCTCAACAGTTCAGCGTTCCCGTTCTCAAGTCCAATTGCGGCTCCGAATACATCGAGGACACCACGTACTGCACATATTTTATACTTAATCAGTTCGAGGGACCGGAGTACGATGCGCTTCACAAAAGTGCCCACAG AATATTGGGACCAACGGCGTTGCTGCAGTTGGCGGAGAAAAAAGAGTCCTTGCCGAGTATTTCACGTCCGCTGTACACTCAAGCCATGCTCGGAACAGTGGTCGTGTTTACCGGCTTTAGGAAAAAGGATGAATTG ACGAAACTCATCAATATGATCCACAGTATGGGCGGTAGCATTAGGAAGGAAATGGGCGTGAAAGTTACACATCTAATTGCGAATTGTTGCGGCGGGGAAAAGTACAAGTACGCCGTCACATTTCGGGTTCCTATTATGTCCATGAATTGGGTCACTGCCTTGTGGGACAGAAAATACGACACAAAGAGTTTTGGGAACAATGAGGAACTG GTCGCAAATTTTAAGCTCAAGCCTTTCGTCGGTGCCAAAGTCTGCTTCTTCGGTTTTCCTGAGGATGAGAAGAAACACATGTGCGAAGTTTTGCAGCAACAGGGCGGTGAACCTACTGAAATTGACGACCCGAATTGCACGCACGTG GTTACGGATATGGGAAATCGACGATGCAGGATTGCCGACACgcaaacaaacaaattttcatatttcaagcGCACATCGGGCGAATCAAGACTGGCtacttttaattttcttcgtaAGGAGCCATTTTCCTTTACTTTTTACAATCCATACACAAACACAATACCACGTTCGTTAAACACGTGGGATTCTTTGAGTGGCTTGAGCAATACAATGATTCGTCGAAAACGTGGTGAGAGATCGATCTCCATGTATGAAATGCCGTCTTGGTCGGGTGGTTGCATCATGAACAAGGATAATTCAAGAGGGAATTTGATGGCAAATAATTTGAGCGAGGATTCAGCAATAATGATAGATTGGAATAGTTCCGGAGGTGGAACATTGCcggaaaatttggaaactatGTCGGGAAATTCGACGAGAAACGAGAGCGAAATGGATTCAGGAATTGACAGTTCCATGTCGACGGCTATGTCTTGCGAGATGTTCAACAGCAGCGAAAAAATTTTAGCACGATCGGGAACGATTGCAAGAAAGCAAAACAACAGTGAATTCATTCAGGACGAGGAGAGTCGAGAAATGGAAATGGACATTGACGCATTTGTGCCGCAAGCGACGAGCGCTGATGCGTATAAAACTTCGGAAACAATCGCACTGTCCAATAATTGGGGAAACGAGTTTAGCACCATTTTACCACATTGGCAGCCTCTCAAATGTTCCAGTGCTCCGGCAGAACTGGGATCAAaatgtttcaaatttcaatctGACACTCACAATCGCAGCGTGATCTCGTCGTCATCTcataagaaaataataataccgCGTCGTTACGTACGCTGGAGGAAGTCGAAATCATGCTTCGCCATCCCTAAAATCACAACACCTGATCACTCCAAATTTGTAAAAACTCATTCCCATccaaatttggagaaaaaacatGATTCCTTCGTCTCCGATCAATTCATCAATGACTCGCCTCCCTTGTGCCGAAAAAGTAATTATTCTTCGAGCACACTCAAACTCGCAACCAACTTGTTGGCTAAAATGAGCGAAATCAATTTCCCACATACTTTCAAACAGAGCATGCAAGTCAGTCCCGCTCGTAAGGGCCTCGAGAAAATACCACCGAGGCAAAAATACACACCGTTGCCCAGTCCCTTACCTGCTCGTGCAAAAATCCCTCGAATAGCAAATCGCGATGTTTCAAAAATTAGCTCAAATAGCAGTCTCGTCGAGGGAAGTTTCGAGGATTTTTCTCAGTCCTGCGTCAAGCTGAGAACTCTCAACAGAGGCGAAAATGTGAGACCGAAGCGGTTCGAGGACAAACCTCGTCTTGCG GTAGTAGACGAGTCCAACGTAAATGCGTTACCTGACTTGGCCTCGGTTCGGGCCCACATTGTCAAAGCCGAATGGTTCTGGACCTCTGTACAAAATGAAGGGGCAGCGGATGAGAAGGAATATCTTTTCGAAGAT TATCTCGAATCCGTTTTATCGCCGACTGCATCAGCCAGAAGAGATAGTCAACAGGCAGCTACGCCAACCACAGCCTCGACGAGAAGAAAACGGAAGCGGCTCGCCGAAACATTATCTAGTCTCGTGCAGAACGGTGCTGATTCGCCGGCCGTGCACAAGAGACGGTCGAGCATCAGCGACGCCGGTCACCTCAGCGTCAGCGGTAGTTTTTTGGATTGTACAACCAGTCCGGACAAATTATTAGACG ATATTCCAGAGGTTGAAGCCGTAACGACAGAAacatcgagaaaaaatttatcaccACGACATCAAGTATTCCTCGAATTGGTCCAAACTGAGTCGAATTACGTTGGTATACTCAGTACAATAATGACG CTGTTCAAATCACCATTGGAGGATCTCATAGAGACGAGTGGCGAGTTACTGAACACTactgaagtgaaaaaaatttttggggaTTTTCCCCCGATATACGAagttcacaaaaaaatgttggaagaaTTGCGCTACAGCGCGGCACACTGGGCCGAGGATGTTAGCAtaggaaatatatttctcaaATATGCGCCGGATCTTGTCAAAGCGTATCCACCATAcgttaattttttcgaaaatataaaagaaatgttGGATCAGTGCGATCAGAATAAGCCGAGGTTTCACGCTTTTCTCAAAATCTGCCAAACCAAACCCGAGTGCGGCAGACAAAGTCTGAAAGAGTTACTGATCAAACCGGTGCAAAGGCTACCCAGTATTAGTTTATTATTAAATG ATATTCTTAAGCATACAAATAAGAATAATCCAGACCATAGCGCCTTGGAACTGTCGATCAGCAGTATTAAGGAAGTTATGACATACATAAACGAggataaaagaaaaacggaGGGTCAAGTTGTGATATTCGACATATTTAACGAGATTGACAACTGTCCGCCTTACTTAGTATCGTCGCATCGTTCTTTCATCGGCAAATGCGATGTTATGGAACTTAGCGAGAGTTTGAGCGGCCGAGGCGATCATCTCGTTTTGTTCTTATTTAACGACACCCTCGAAATATGCAAAAAACGATCGAAAGCTTTTAACTCGTTAAAAAGTCCTAACACAGCGAATGGTCTTCATTCGGCGAAACTCAGTCAAGGCAAACCTTACAAACATATCGCGATGCTTTCCCTGAGTACGATTAAAAAAGTCGTCGACATTCGAGAAACTGACG AATGTCAAAAAGTATTTGCCCTGATGGTTCGAAGTAATCaggaattcaaagaaaaactcTTCTCATTCACTATCACTGACGAGGAAGTGAACAAGACGAATTATTTACGGACACTGTGCAGACAAATGGCCAATACCGTTTGTAAAACTGACGCA GACACATTTTTAATAAGTCTTGATTCACATCAACTTGAGATTGATACGAGTGACGTAGCGTTAGGTACATTGAGTAAAGCATTTAA ATTTGCATCACGAACGAGAATGAAAGTCGGACGTGCGTTCAGTTTCAACAAAACGCCGAGTAAATTGAAGAGAGCAATGTCGACGATGATGTCACCGTTCGGCTCGACCAACAGTCTAACGCCAGCGAGTCAACAGTTAGCCCAGATGCGATTGGCCAGTTGCAACAATATTAAC GAGCTGGGCAACGGTGGTTCAGGCTCGCCGTCACGTGACGAGGTTCTAGTAGCTCCGATGTCGGTCCAACCGACGAGGAAGGCAAAGTGCAGTTCCCTCAGTATGGCTCCGCTGCGAAG AAACTGTTCGGAGGAAGTGGTTCAGGACAAGGGGAAGCTCTGA